TAGGATTATCGGAACTCGGGCAAAAGCCTTGAGTTTTTTCAGGGGAAAAATCCCACAAGGATGTGGGAGAATCATAGATCAAGGAGGATACTATGATTATCAATCACAACATCAGTTCTATTTTCTCACAGCGTTCTTTGCGGCTGGATAATCTTGCAGCCGACAAGAACATTGAGAAATTGTCTTCCGGTATGCGGATTAACCGCGCTGGTGACGATGCTTCGGGTCTTGCCGTATCTGAAAAGATGCGTGCTCAGATCAATGGTATCCGACGTGCTGAAAAGAACGTTCAGGATGCCATCTCTTTTATCCAGACTACCGAAGGGTATCTGGAAGAGACTACCCAGATTCTGCAGCGTATCCGTGAGCTTGCCGTTCAGGCTGCCAACGGTATTTACAGTATTGAGGATCGTATGCAGATCCAGGTAGAGGTGTCTCAGATGGTTGCTGAGGTCGATCGTATTGCCTCTCACGCTCAGTTCAATGGTCTCAATATGCTCACCGGTCGTTTTGCGTATGATGTAGTGGGGAATAATCCGGCTGCCAGTATGTGGTTCCATATTGGTCCCAATATGGACCAGAGAATCCGTAGCTACATTGGGACGATGACCGCTGCTGCACTTGGCATCAAGGATATTTCCACTCGTGATCCTCTCAGTATCTCCACACCCGAAAAAGCCAATATGGCTATTGGTATTGTGGACAAGGCACTGGAGAAGGTTAATAAGCAACGGGCTGACCTTGGCGCGTATCAGAACCGTCTCCAGCACCTCTCTAAGGGCTTGCTGGTAGGCTACGAAAACCTCCAGGCAGCAGAGTCTCGTATACGTGATACCGATATGGCGGAAGAAATGAGTGATTTTGTAAAGAACCAGATCCTTGTTCAGTCTGCTACCGCTATGTTGGCTCAAGCAAACCAGAAGCCGCAACTTGTATTGCAGCTTCTGAGATAAAAGGGGCTCTTGGGGATAACTTCCCTGAGGGAGAAGCCTTACTTTGAGCGTTTTCCCGTAGGGGAATAAAAACGATAGGCAGCTGGCAGGAAGGTGGGAAAAACACCTTCCTGCGTGTATTTGATAGGATATAGTTCCAGGAAAAAACGATCATACCCCTCCAAAAGCTGCATGTCTTTTGACGTGCAGTACTCAGGGACCCCCGTAGCATACACAGGGATGGTAATTACCTCAAAAGACAAACAAGGAGGGAGGTATGATTGTTAACCATAATATAAGCTCTGTTTTCTCAAACCGCCAGCTGAAAATTACCGATCTTACGCTCAATGGCAATATTGAGAAGCTTTCGTCCGGTCTTCGGATCAACAAGGCTGGAGATGATGCTTCTGGACTGGCTGTGTCTGAAAAGATGCGTGCCCAGATCTCTGGTTTGCATCAGGCTATGCGGAATACAGAAGATGCTATTTCGTTTCTCCAGACCACAGAAGGGTATCTCGATGAAACGACAATGATTCTTCAACGCATGAGGGAGCTCTCAGTTCAGGCTGGAAACGGTATCTACAGTGACCAGGATCGTATGCTTATCAACGTAGAAATGTCTCAGCTCGTTGATGAGATCGATCGTATCGCAAAGCATGCCCAGTTTAATGGTATGAACATTCTCACCGGGCGCTTTGCTCAGCCAACAGGTACCAATACTTCTGGTCCGACAGACAGTACAGCTGGTCTGTGGTTTCACATTGGACCAAATATGGATCAGCGGGTACAGGTGTTTGTTGGAGATATGGGAGCTGTAGCTCTGGGTCTCATGACCCAGGATGGGCAGAAGGTGGTAAGTGCCAGTACCATGGATACGGCCAATAGAGCGATCGGTGTGATTGATAAAGCCCTGGAGAGGGTTATCAAACAAAGGACAGATCTCGGGTCGTATCAGAACCGGTTTGAGAAGCTTTATAAAGGTCTCTATGTGGCATACGAGAATACTCAGGCAGCAGAGTCTCGTATTCGCGACACCAATATGGCTGAGCAGATGAGTGATTTTGTGAAGAACCAGATTCTTGCACAGTCCAATGTATCAATGTTGGCTCAGGCAAATTTAAAGCCTCAGCTGGTGCTGAGGCTCTTGGGTTAGGGATAGGCAGATATCCACTAACTCTTCGGTGACAGAGAAAAGCTAACAAGACAGTAGCTATGCGGGGTCCCTGAATTTTTTTCATCTTTATTCATTGATTTACATATAGAGTATCGAATTTTTCTAAATTTCCTTTAGCTTTTTTGTGGAGAATTTTTTGGCGAGAAAAGTATTTTTCTCGCCTTTTTCTTTTTTGATAATGGGACGGAGAGAAGCTTCCAGAGGAGGTAAAATCCCATCAAACCATAGAACAAAGCCGTTATTGAGGAAGAAAGGCGAAAAGAAAGTACCTCTGCAAAGGAAAGACCATGAATGACAAATGCTATTGCATGCCAGATATGGTCTAGAAATGATAAAAGGATGAACGGGATAGGAGAAAACAAAGCCCACAGGGCGGATACGAAACATCCCGCGAGAAGAAAAGGAAAAAGGGGAAGAATAAAGAGATTGGCAAGGGGTGAAATCACACTGATTTCTCCAATACTCCAACTTATGAGGGGGAAAGTGGCAAGATTAGCGGCAAAAGTAGTGCCTAAAATCGTATCAAAAGGGGTAAATTTTTGAAAAAGGATGGCAAAAGGTCTAGCGAGGAGAATAATACCCATCACCGCAAGAAAACTTAAAGAAAAACCTATTCCCAACCAGCTGGGAGGGAGCAAAAGACAACACACTGCTGCCGAGAGAGCAACATAGTTTAGCCACAAAATCTGTGGTCTGACTTCCCAAAGAAGTGCGTATCCCCACAGAAAAAGGCAGGCTCTTAGAAGAGAAGCTGGAAATCCAAGAAGCATGGTATAAAAAGTTGCAAGTAAACAGGAAATCATAAGAGCATATTTTTTAGGTAAAAAAAGAGCAAAACATATATTGAGAACCCCTGTTATGAGGGCAAGATGGAGTCCTGAAATAGCAAGGAGGTGAAAAAGACCACTTATCTGAAATTCACGTTTGGTGGTGTAGTCCAGATAGGTTCGGTTTCCAAGGACAAGAGCAAAAAGAAGAGCCTGGATGTGTCTTTCTGGCACGTTTTGCACAATGCTTGTTTGCCAGAGGAGAGAAAGCTCACTGAGCCACCCTAAAAGAAAAGAACGCTTTTTTACCACTATTTCGCGGGGAAGAAAAAGAGCTTGTGTGCCATAAGGACGGATGTGTCCCCGACAGAATACTCGATCACCAAGGTGAAAAACCTCTCCCCAGGTAAAAAAGATTTTCCCTGCCTGGTAGCGATAGGTGCCATCAGGAGTAAGCGTGGGATGGGAGGTGATGGTGATCTCCATCTCCACATAACCCTTTTGAGGAATTGGCTTTTCCCAGGAATGTTTCCAGTTTCCCCATAAAAGTCCCACGAGAAGCAGGACTATTAGCCAGAATCGGCGATAGATGAAACAAAGTCCCCCATACAAAACAACCAACAACGTCTGTGTAAAAAGATTTCCCCAGAGACCAGAAAGAAGGGCGGTTGTCAGGACAAGCCCGGCTGCCGCCATACGCTAGAATTTAATCTCGCTGCTGTTTTGATTAATTTTTTTGATACTAAAACTATCGTTGTATGTCTTAGCAGCGCTTCGCAGAACAGCGATAATGTCGACGAGAGCTTTTTCGTTTGGATAGACGAGAGAGAGTGAAGACGAGGAGGTTTCCCGTATGTCTATTCTTGAGATGAAGGGATTGGGGAGGACTTCACAGAGCGTGTTGTTGGTTTTGATGATGGTGATGAGGAGTTCTCTGGAGCTTGTGCACTTTTGCATGAGTGTCTGGTAGAGAAGAGGAGAGAAATCCGTGAGCCAGTAGGTTACGAAACTATTTTTAAACTCAATTTCACTTATGTCCAGGATTTCATGAATGATGGAAAGAAATCGTTGAAGACGGTCATTCGTTATATGATAATCCTGGTTGTTGAATTCTTTAATACCGATGCCTGCAGCATTGGCAACGTTTATCCAGGATTTTTCTCCAAAACGAGAAAGGATCCATGATTTAAGCGCTTTAAGAAAAAGGATTTTCATCCGTTTACCCCCAAATGTAGTTATATATAAATATTGTAGCATGAATCTTAAAAAAAGCAATATTTTTGGCATTGTGTCAAGAAAATTGTGTCTAGTCATAGGATAACCTCGCTGTGAATATTTTCTTTGGTGTATGAGTGTTGCTCACGATAGAGTTGAAAGTAATACTCCCAATTTTTTAACTTTCTTTTTAAGAACTTCTCATTTTGGTATCTTAATAACAGGTAAAGATATTTCTCAGCTGAAGCCTCGCTTTGACACATTTCCATTGTTTTTAATCTCCTTTTAAGTTCTTTAAAGAGTCTTTCCAGGGCATTGTTTGTATACACCATGCTTCGTATTCCTTCAGGTAATTCCATGTAAGTGAATATATTCTCTCTTATTGTCAAGAGGTTATTCATTAAGTTGGGATAGATATTTTTCCATTTTTGTATAAATTTCATAAACAATTGTTCTGCCTCCTGTTTGTCTTTGGCATGAAATACCTCTTTTATTTCAGTGGCAATGATATTTCTGTGTTGAACTCTCA
This sequence is a window from Thermospira aquatica. Protein-coding genes within it:
- a CDS encoding heme NO-binding domain-containing protein, whose translation is MKILFLKALKSWILSRFGEKSWINVANAAGIGIKEFNNQDYHITNDRLQRFLSIIHEILDISEIEFKNSFVTYWLTDFSPLLYQTLMQKCTSSRELLITIIKTNNTLCEVLPNPFISRIDIRETSSSSLSLVYPNEKALVDIIAVLRSAAKTYNDSFSIKKINQNSSEIKF
- a CDS encoding flagellin N-terminal helical domain-containing protein, translated to MIVNHNISSVFSNRQLKITDLTLNGNIEKLSSGLRINKAGDDASGLAVSEKMRAQISGLHQAMRNTEDAISFLQTTEGYLDETTMILQRMRELSVQAGNGIYSDQDRMLINVEMSQLVDEIDRIAKHAQFNGMNILTGRFAQPTGTNTSGPTDSTAGLWFHIGPNMDQRVQVFVGDMGAVALGLMTQDGQKVVSASTMDTANRAIGVIDKALERVIKQRTDLGSYQNRFEKLYKGLYVAYENTQAAESRIRDTNMAEQMSDFVKNQILAQSNVSMLAQANLKPQLVLRLLG
- a CDS encoding flagellin N-terminal helical domain-containing protein; protein product: MIINHNISSIFSQRSLRLDNLAADKNIEKLSSGMRINRAGDDASGLAVSEKMRAQINGIRRAEKNVQDAISFIQTTEGYLEETTQILQRIRELAVQAANGIYSIEDRMQIQVEVSQMVAEVDRIASHAQFNGLNMLTGRFAYDVVGNNPAASMWFHIGPNMDQRIRSYIGTMTAAALGIKDISTRDPLSISTPEKANMAIGIVDKALEKVNKQRADLGAYQNRLQHLSKGLLVGYENLQAAESRIRDTDMAEEMSDFVKNQILVQSATAMLAQANQKPQLVLQLLR
- a CDS encoding ComEC/Rec2 family competence protein, producing the protein MAAAGLVLTTALLSGLWGNLFTQTLLVVLYGGLCFIYRRFWLIVLLLVGLLWGNWKHSWEKPIPQKGYVEMEITITSHPTLTPDGTYRYQAGKIFFTWGEVFHLGDRVFCRGHIRPYGTQALFLPREIVVKKRSFLLGWLSELSLLWQTSIVQNVPERHIQALLFALVLGNRTYLDYTTKREFQISGLFHLLAISGLHLALITGVLNICFALFLPKKYALMISCLLATFYTMLLGFPASLLRACLFLWGYALLWEVRPQILWLNYVALSAAVCCLLLPPSWLGIGFSLSFLAVMGIILLARPFAILFQKFTPFDTILGTTFAANLATFPLISWSIGEISVISPLANLFILPLFPFLLAGCFVSALWALFSPIPFILLSFLDHIWHAIAFVIHGLSFAEVLSFRLSSSITALFYGLMGFYLLWKLLSVPLSKKKKARKILFSPKNSPQKS